DNA from Pajaroellobacter abortibovis:
TTTGGGAAAACTGTTTTGGGTCTTGTTGCTCGACCGATACCCTGCAAGATCTATTTGCTGATGCGTTCTAAAAAGAACGAATCTAAGGAAAATCGGTTTTGGAATAAAATAGTGCCTTCGGAAGAGTTTTCCCCACTCAGAAAAAAATATCCGGGATCTTTATATGATTTATTTTTGAAAGAAAAAGTAGAGGTTGTAGAGGGGGATGTAACACAACCGCTGTGTAGAGTGGAAACTTCTCTGATCGATTCCTGGAAGGGCCTTAAATGCGATTGTGAACATTTCAGAATTAGTCGATTTTAATCCTCCGCTCGATAAAGTGCTCTTTTTCGACGCATTGGGAACTAAACACGCGGCTGATTTGTCACTTGCCCTTGGAGGATGTCCCTGACATGAAATCGATCGATACCTAGAAATTTTAAAGGCGATTCGACAAGATGCTGAGGAATAGCGAGCGAATTACTTTGCTGCTGCAATAATTGTAAGTCTTGCAGAGCTATTAGAAGGGACGGCTAAGCCTGTTTATCAATGCGGAGCTTCCGACGTAAATCCGTGCACCGCATCAAGATTTGCCAGACTTATCAGCGTGTACAAACAGAAGCGCGACCAACGCAATCCCCCCGATTCCTTTCTATCTCAATTTATTGCATCCTTTGAACCTGTCCCCGTGGGCTTTAAAACATTCACCCGCTTTGGCCCACCTCAACTGGCTCGAGGCACTCATTCCTTAGCTGGTGTTTTACGATGGTTGGCTGATCGAAAATTAACAGCCAAGAGTTTTTTACCCATCGTACCAAAGCTTGAAAAGATAGCATCTCAAAAGAAAAAGATAATTCCCATCATGAATGTATTTGCCCCTTTTACGATTGAACCCAATGGACCTTTTGATTGCACTAATACCTGTTCTGCATTTGCTCGCCTCGAAGAGCAAAACAGGCAAAAGCCAAAATGGTTTCCCGAAGCAATAGAATACGCAGAGTGGATGCATCGCGTGCATCTACCCGCGATCGAACTTTGGGTGACTCCAGCAATAAATAAAAAGGAAAACATTCTCGTCAAAAAGAAAAGAATATCAATTTGATTCACAAATAAGTTAATTTGAAAGAAAAATTAATTATTTTTGTAGAAATCTTTCTATACTTAATAAAATATAGCAGATTTCATAGAGATAGAGGATGAGCTTTATTGGATTTATCAATAAAAGCGCTTTATTTTTGTTTCATTTGTGGAAGCAAATGTATTCTTAGAATTCCATTTGTTGACAAAAGATATACATGCTTTTTGTCTGAATTTTTATTTAATGAATATAGAGGCAATAAATTTTGAGGAATATAAATTCCTAATAAAAAGGATTTTTTTGCTATGTAAGGAGAAACTTACATTGAGTCAATAGTCATGGATTTATAGATGTTGACATATCCTAATTAAATAGCTGATGTAATAAGAATTTCTATCACAGTGGACTCTTATGTAGAAACATTCCAAGTCCATTTAGAAAAAATATTGTACAAGCGAGCTAAAATATATTTAAGAAATTACCAATCCTTAAAATAAAAAATAGAAATATAAATTTTTGAGTAGAAAACTCAACTATAATGCCAAAAAAACTATTTTTTTCTTTTTTTTCTATGATGCGAACTTCTTCACTTAAGAAGTTATTATGAAAAACCGAAAAAATGCTTTTGATATCTTTTTATCCAAAATTGGTATACAAAAAAATAATGAACCAAATGAGGATTTTTTTAGTATTTACCGTTCATCCGATACAGCACACAATCATGCGTGGAAACTGACTGAAGATCGGCTCAAAAAATGCATCCGTGTATCCTCTAGCTTCTTGCTATGTGATGAGCATTGGAATGAATTAGGATATGAGCTTGTAGGCAAGGCTCTTGCCAAATAAATATACACCGCTGCTGCTTCTTCTTTCGGGTCTCATTAAGATGGGGAAATTGAGGTTCTCGGTATCATAGCGAGGAGAAAATCTTTAGGTGCTTTCCATTTATAATCCCGCATCTGCAATTTTCTTTTTAATGTGGCGATATAAAAATATTCTGTTGATTGTTTGATTGATATTTTTAATAGTTTTAGATGATTTATGTATGTATTTCTTATCTTAGTCCAAAGTGAAGGAATTTTTATAATTCTGCCTTAGGAGAGGATTCTGATTCTCTTTGAGAAGGATAGAATTACCGATGACGAGCGCATCGAGTTCAGTTCCCATAAAACAGTGGAAGGCATCTTGAGGAGTACAAACGATCGGCTCTCCGCGAACATTGAAGCTTGTGTTGACCAGGATAGGGCATTCTGTGATCTTGTAGAAAGCTTGAAGGAGAGCGTAATAACGAGGATTGGTGTTTTCTGAGACTGTTTGGATACGAGCGGAATAATCGATATGAGTTACTGCTGGGATCTGAGAGCGGACGACATGGAGTTTATCGGTACCCCAAAGGCTTTGCTGTTGTTCTGTCATGGGGAAACACCGAGAAGGGGATACATTGGCTACGAGGAGCATATAGGGGCTATCAGAATCGAGTTCGAACCAATGCGAAACATGTTCTCGGAGCACAGAAGGAGCGAAAGGGCGAAAAGATTCTCTGAATTTGATTTTAAGGTTGAGCAGGGACTGCATGGTAGGTGAGCGAGGGTCTGCGAGGATAGAGCGTGCGCCGAGGGCGCGGGGTCCGAATTCCATACGCCCTTGGAACCATCCAATAGCTTTTCCTTCAGCTAAGAGCTGTGCAGTTATTTGAAATAAATCGCTATCTGTTAGGGTTTCATAGTGGGCACCCAGCTGGTTAAGTGTTGTTTCGATGGTTGTCTGGTCGAAGGAGGGGCCTAGGAAAGAGCCTTTCATAGAGTCGATAGTATGAATGAGGCTAGGTCGAGGTTTTTGATGAAAGAGATGGTAAGCGGAAAGGGCAGCACCGAGGGCTCCTCCTGCATCACCAGAGGCTGGCTGGATCCAGAGATTGTTGAAGTTTCCGTCACGTAGAATTTTACCATTAGCTACGCAATTGAGGGCCACCCCGCCTGCGAGGCAGAGATTGGAGATTTTGTTCTCTTGTGCGAGTGAGCGAGTGAGCCTTAGAATGATCTCTTCTGTAACATGTTGGACAGAAGCGGCAAGGTCCATGTGGCGTTGGGTAAGAGGCTCCTCTGGTTTTCTTGGAGGTCCTCCGAAGAGCTGATGGAATTTGTCATTAGTCATATGTAGACCGATGCAGTACTGGAAAAAATTTTGATTGAGGCGGAAGGTACCATCCTCTTTGAGGTCAATGAGGTGCTCGAAGATAAGAGGTGCGAATCGAGGTTGTCCATAGGGAGCGAGCCCCATGACCTTGTATTCTCCTGAATTGACTTTGAATCCTGTATAATAGGTAAAAGCAGAATAGAGGAGGCCGAGGGAGTGTGGGAAATGGAGCTCTTTGATGATTTTGAGATCTGAACCGAAGCCGAGAGCGACGGAAGTGGTAGCCCACTCACCGACTCCATCCATGGTGAGGACGATCGCTTCATGGAAAGGGGAAGGGAAGAAGGCGCTTGCAGCATGGCTGAGATGGTGTTCGGAGAAGAGGAGCTTTTGTTTCCAATTGAAATCAGGCTCTAAGGAAACGAGACATTTGCAGAGGATATCTTTTTGAAATAGTTTTTCTCGTATCCATAGAGGGATAGCGGTTCGAAATGAAGAGAAGCCTCGTGGAGCGAAAGCGAGATAGGTTTCGAGGAGCCGCTCAAATCGGAGGAATGGCTTTTCATAATAGGCTATGTGGTCAATTTGGTGGAGTGTTGAACCTGATGCTTGGAGGATATACTTGAGCGCATGAAAAGGGAAGGAAGCATCATGTTTTTTTCGTGTGAACCTTTCTTCTTGAGCAGCGGCAACGATGGTTCCATCTTCGATAAGAGCTGCTGCGCTGTCGTGGAAAAAGGCAGAGATGCCGATAATTTTCATTGGGTTAGAAGATAGCGTAGATGAATGGAGAGAGCACTGAACCTTGTGCATAGATAAGGAGTATCCCGACGGCCACAAGGGAAAAGAGAATGGGATAAAGCCAGTATTTTTTTCTAATCCATAAGAAATAAAGGAGCTCTTGGAGGACAGGCCACATAACAGATTCCCTTTGATTTTTGAAAAGTACTAAAATTGATTGCGGAAGCTTTGAGAAAAGATAATAGATTTGCGAGATATCCAATAACTCTTTTGTTCTGGCTCCAATTGAAGACAGATATGAAGGCATTTAATTTTAGAATGAACTGTGGAAAGGAAGTCTAGAAAATACATTGATAACTTATATTATAGGTTTAAAGGAATCTAGTGTAAATATATCTATCAAAAGAAGTAAATTCTATGGCGCGCTATCTTGTTACGGGGGCTTCTGGATTTTTGGGTGCTCATGTAGTTTCCTTGCTTGTGCAAAGGACTGTTTCTTTTGCTTTAACTAGATTTAGGCATTTTTTTAAAACTTTTCCTCTCGATCCAGGCTCGTTCGAGCTGGTGCATTACTATTGGTATGCTGACTCTACCCGTGCTCGAAGAGTCCTTCATTGACATTCTCGTTTTTTTATGGAGACATTGGTGGATACGGTTGTGGATCTTCATATCAATCCCTCTTTGACGGAAGCTCCATTCGACACTACACTTTAAGCATGAGTGCTTTAAATCCCTCTTCTGCTCGATTTTCTCCAAAACCTCCCTGGCTTAAGGTGCGTGCCCCCAGCGGTCAGCCCATTGAACAACTTAAGGAAACCTTGCGGGCACTCGACCTTCACACAGTTTGCGAGGAGGCATGCTGTCCGAATATGGGGGAGTGTTGGGGAGAGGGGACTGCTACTATCATGGTGCTCGGCGATGTATGTACCCGTAACTGTCGCTTTTGTGCCGTGCATACGGGTAATCCTGGGGGTGTGGTTGATGTTCGAGAGCCTGAACATGTAGCGAGGGCATTGGCCCAACTAGGTCTCCAATATGTTGTAATCACGATGGTGGATCGGGACGATATATTGGATGGAGGGGCTAGTCATCTCGCTCAGACCATCCGGCTTCTCAAACAATTGAGGCCTGATATGCTCGTTGAGGCTCTGGTCGGAGATTTCGGAGGACATGAAGATTATGTAAGAGTCGTAACCGATAGTCTTCCTGATGTATTCGCCCATAATATTGAAGTGGTACGTCGATTGCAGAGAACCATTCGAGATGTCCGATGTGGATATGAACGCTCGCTCGACATACTCAGATGGGTGAAACAACATCAACCTACTATGCTCACCAAATCTTCGATCATGGTTGGAATTGGAGAGACCGATGAAGAAGTGGTAGAGACAATGCAAGACCTACGTCATGCAGGGGTCGACCTGGTCACAATAGGGCAATATTTAAGACCTACCCCAAAACATGCGCTGGTCACTCGGTTTGTTGAACCAGCAATATTTGAACAATACACTACAGCTGGGCTTGATATGGGATTTTCTTACGTGGCCAGTGGACCTCTCGTGCGAAGCTCCTATAAGGCAGCGGAGGTGTTTGTGCGAAGT
Protein-coding regions in this window:
- a CDS encoding SDR family oxidoreductase, which gives rise to MGLVARPIPCKIYLLMRSKKNESKENRFWNKIVPSEEFSPLRKKYPGSLYDLFLKEKVEVVEGDVTQPLCRVETSLIDSWKGLKCDCEHFRISRF
- a CDS encoding carbamoyltransferase, producing MKIIGISAFFHDSAAALIEDGTIVAAAQEERFTRKKHDASFPFHALKYILQASGSTLHQIDHIAYYEKPFLRFERLLETYLAFAPRGFSSFRTAIPLWIREKLFQKDILCKCLVSLEPDFNWKQKLLFSEHHLSHAASAFFPSPFHEAIVLTMDGVGEWATTSVALGFGSDLKIIKELHFPHSLGLLYSAFTYYTGFKVNSGEYKVMGLAPYGQPRFAPLIFEHLIDLKEDGTFRLNQNFFQYCIGLHMTNDKFHQLFGGPPRKPEEPLTQRHMDLAASVQHVTEEIILRLTRSLAQENKISNLCLAGGVALNCVANGKILRDGNFNNLWIQPASGDAGGALGAALSAYHLFHQKPRPSLIHTIDSMKGSFLGPSFDQTTIETTLNQLGAHYETLTDSDLFQITAQLLAEGKAIGWFQGRMEFGPRALGARSILADPRSPTMQSLLNLKIKFRESFRPFAPSVLREHVSHWFELDSDSPYMLLVANVSPSRCFPMTEQQQSLWGTDKLHVVRSQIPAVTHIDYSARIQTVSENTNPRYYALLQAFYKITECPILVNTSFNVRGEPIVCTPQDAFHCFMGTELDALVIGNSILLKENQNPLLRQNYKNSFTLD
- a CDS encoding DUF5989 family protein, with product MPSYLSSIGARTKELLDISQIYYLFSKLPQSILVLFKNQRESVMWPVLQELLYFLWIRKKYWLYPILFSLVAVGILLIYAQGSVLSPFIYAIF
- the lipA gene encoding lipoyl synthase, which codes for MSALNPSSARFSPKPPWLKVRAPSGQPIEQLKETLRALDLHTVCEEACCPNMGECWGEGTATIMVLGDVCTRNCRFCAVHTGNPGGVVDVREPEHVARALAQLGLQYVVITMVDRDDILDGGASHLAQTIRLLKQLRPDMLVEALVGDFGGHEDYVRVVTDSLPDVFAHNIEVVRRLQRTIRDVRCGYERSLDILRWVKQHQPTMLTKSSIMVGIGETDEEVVETMQDLRHAGVDLVTIGQYLRPTPKHALVTRFVEPAIFEQYTTAGLDMGFSYVASGPLVRSSYKAAEVFVRSQLRGDNPEGADKVVKNRLHQAQIIDSEWSLKRGAAQNLPNRCIPAGEGRQASLISKEQLLHKL